A genomic region of Bernardetia sp. ABR2-2B contains the following coding sequences:
- a CDS encoding site-specific integrase — translation MDENENKKFPYKLAKLVEGKRKYIEYWLWSIEKNKLVRIRITQKDKVNELEVIKLNKKIEKGNIYLLSNSELAQKEREKNKTNILAVDALELALENSKTRMRGKSTNSYKTHVTLFCKFLNDNFEGIELRNLDTTIMEQFLNFYQKEKNWSAKTRNTYSQNISTLVTDLKKLGYIRENPFVGFATQKVKNSSSHRAYNAQQRQILKEKISIENPQLWLMCCFLFYTFARPNEVRQLKISYIELENNKIFIPAHIAKNGKDGRVDMPVQLRQLLIDSKIFDYPSNLYILGKEGNPSNECHARYSFSKKYKIIKDSLGFESAFTLYSWKHTGVSEAYKNGVDILEISQQCRHWDLNETRTYLRSLGVYSSEKIKNNFPTL, via the coding sequence ATGGACGAAAACGAAAACAAAAAATTTCCTTATAAACTTGCTAAATTGGTAGAAGGAAAAAGAAAATATATTGAATACTGGTTATGGAGCATTGAAAAGAATAAATTAGTAAGAATACGGATTACTCAAAAAGATAAAGTAAATGAATTAGAAGTAATCAAACTGAATAAGAAAATAGAAAAAGGAAATATTTATCTGTTATCAAATTCAGAATTAGCACAAAAGGAAAGAGAAAAAAATAAGACTAATATTTTAGCTGTTGATGCACTTGAATTGGCTTTGGAAAACTCAAAAACTCGTATGCGTGGAAAATCTACAAACAGTTACAAAACTCATGTAACTCTGTTCTGTAAATTTTTGAATGATAATTTTGAAGGAATAGAACTAAGAAATTTAGATACTACTATAATGGAACAGTTTTTAAATTTCTATCAAAAGGAAAAAAACTGGAGCGCAAAAACTCGTAATACATACAGTCAAAATATTTCTACTTTAGTTACAGATTTAAAAAAATTAGGCTACATAAGAGAAAATCCTTTTGTTGGCTTTGCTACTCAAAAAGTAAAAAATAGTAGTTCGCATCGTGCCTATAACGCACAACAAAGACAAATTTTAAAGGAAAAAATAAGTATTGAAAATCCTCAATTATGGTTAATGTGTTGCTTTTTGTTTTATACTTTTGCACGTCCTAATGAAGTACGACAACTAAAAATAAGCTATATAGAGTTAGAAAATAACAAAATATTTATACCTGCTCATATTGCAAAAAATGGAAAAGATGGGCGTGTTGATATGCCTGTGCAACTTAGACAATTACTTATTGATAGTAAAATTTTTGATTATCCTTCAAACCTCTATATTTTAGGAAAAGAAGGCAACCCCTCAAATGAATGTCATGCTCGGTACTCATTTAGTAAAAAGTATAAAATCATTAAGGATAGTTTAGGTTTTGAAAGTGCCTTTACTTTATACTCTTGGAAGCATACTGGAGTAAGTGAAGCCTATAAAAATGGTGTAGATATTTTGGAAATTTCGCAACAATGTAGGCACTGGGATTTGAACGAAACACGCACTTATTTGCGCTCTCTTGGTGTTTATTCAAGTGAGAAAATAAAAAATAACTTTCCTACTTTATAA
- a CDS encoding type I restriction endonuclease translates to MSKTTNTKENGFEKHIVDHLVNTNGYVLRTSQDYDNVNCVDSELLFQFLEATQPKAVEKLKRYHKDLYQQKILKRINDQIKLKGIIEVLRKGVTDGFTDTKIRLFYDKPVSAYNQSANELYQSNLFSVMRQVYYSTKNKNSLDVVSFINGLPVISFELKNELTKQNVKHAIKQYKEDRDPNEELFRLGRMVVNFAVDTEEVWMCTELKGESSYFLPFNKGNKNGAGNEPNGGIKTDYLWKEILTKATLTNILQNYAKLITEEKEYKDAKGKKKIKKIKKLIFPRFHQLNAVSKILEDAKEKGAGQKYLIQHSAGSGKSNSISWLAHQLVGLHDKTGSKTIFDTVIVITDRRVLDKQIRENIKQYQQVKGVVEGITEGSKQLKTALEEGKKIIITTIQKFPHIVEDIGDLPSNNFGIIIDEAHSSLSGQMARKLNETLAKVSDEEQLQSDLENYDETEDDEVTGEDFIRAMIKARKLLPNASYFAFTATPKNKTLELFGEAFEQDGKTKYAAFHLYSMKQAIEEGFIKDVLQNYTTYQSFYALLKKIEDDPEYDKKKAQKKLKAYVEGHDHAIKKKSILMIEHFMDNVVKKKKMGGKAKAMMVTSSRAKAVQYKHAFDAYLKSINSPYKAIVGFSGEIDGETESSLNGFPSGNIPEEFEKDEYKFLLVANKFQTGFDQPLLHTMYVDKKLGGVNAVQTLSRLNRSHPLKQDTFVLDFVNSSEDIEKAFKPYFEHTILGEATDPNKLFDLKDALDNYQVYSQEQVEEFSNKILANVSVDQLHDILDQSSAIFREELEEEQQADFRAKVKTYVRLYIFLSQIVDFENAYLERLYIFLNHLQNKLVTEAEPDFSQGVLDNIDIDSYRLQLEATTNIAMEQGEDLQPIPTEMRGGVSEPEIDQLSNIISTFNDRYGTEFEDADKVRQMAESIVNGVAKNEDMLNSIQHSDEQNARITSDKIAQDELLKHVTTNFDFYKVINDNPEAKEEFNSMVFGMVKELMRKAI, encoded by the coding sequence ATGAGTAAAACCACTAACACTAAAGAAAACGGCTTTGAAAAGCACATTGTAGACCATTTGGTAAACACTAATGGTTATGTATTGCGTACATCACAAGATTACGACAATGTAAATTGTGTAGATAGTGAACTCTTGTTTCAGTTTTTAGAAGCTACCCAACCTAAAGCAGTAGAAAAACTAAAACGCTATCATAAAGACCTGTATCAGCAAAAAATCCTAAAACGTATTAATGACCAAATAAAACTAAAAGGTATTATTGAAGTATTGCGTAAAGGAGTAACAGATGGTTTTACAGATACTAAAATCCGTTTGTTTTATGATAAACCTGTTTCAGCATACAACCAAAGTGCAAATGAGTTGTATCAAAGTAACTTGTTTTCTGTAATGCGTCAGGTATATTATTCTACAAAAAACAAAAACTCTTTAGATGTAGTTAGTTTTATTAATGGTTTGCCAGTCATCAGTTTTGAGCTTAAAAACGAACTCACTAAGCAAAATGTAAAACACGCCATAAAGCAATACAAAGAAGACCGTGATCCTAATGAAGAGTTATTTCGTTTAGGCAGAATGGTAGTTAATTTTGCAGTAGACACGGAAGAAGTTTGGATGTGTACGGAACTAAAAGGTGAAAGCTCTTATTTTTTACCGTTCAATAAAGGAAACAAAAACGGAGCAGGAAACGAACCCAATGGTGGTATCAAAACAGATTACTTGTGGAAAGAAATCCTAACTAAAGCAACCCTTACCAATATTCTTCAAAACTATGCTAAGTTAATCACAGAAGAAAAAGAGTACAAAGATGCTAAAGGCAAAAAGAAGATAAAGAAAATCAAAAAATTAATCTTTCCTCGTTTTCATCAATTAAACGCTGTTTCTAAAATATTAGAAGATGCCAAAGAAAAAGGAGCAGGACAAAAATATTTAATACAACACTCAGCAGGTTCAGGTAAAAGTAATTCCATTTCTTGGTTGGCTCATCAATTAGTTGGTTTACACGATAAAACAGGTTCTAAAACTATTTTTGATACTGTTATTGTAATTACAGACCGTAGAGTTTTAGACAAACAAATACGAGAAAATATAAAACAATATCAACAAGTAAAAGGTGTTGTTGAAGGTATTACAGAAGGTAGTAAGCAACTAAAAACTGCTTTAGAAGAAGGAAAAAAAATAATTATTACTACCATTCAAAAATTTCCACACATTGTTGAGGATATTGGCGATTTGCCAAGTAATAATTTTGGAATCATAATAGATGAAGCACACAGTAGTTTGAGTGGACAAATGGCTCGTAAATTAAATGAAACACTTGCCAAAGTTTCGGATGAAGAACAACTCCAAAGTGATTTAGAAAATTATGATGAAACAGAAGATGATGAGGTAACAGGAGAAGATTTTATAAGAGCAATGATAAAAGCTCGTAAACTATTACCAAATGCAAGTTATTTTGCTTTTACAGCAACACCAAAAAATAAAACATTAGAGTTGTTTGGAGAAGCCTTTGAACAAGATGGCAAAACTAAATATGCAGCGTTTCATTTGTACTCTATGAAACAAGCCATAGAAGAAGGTTTTATAAAAGATGTGTTACAGAATTACACGACTTATCAAAGTTTTTATGCTTTACTCAAAAAAATAGAGGATGACCCAGAATACGATAAGAAAAAAGCACAAAAGAAATTAAAAGCATACGTAGAAGGACACGACCACGCTATAAAAAAGAAATCTATTCTAATGATAGAACACTTTATGGATAATGTAGTGAAGAAGAAAAAAATGGGTGGTAAAGCCAAAGCTATGATGGTTACAAGTAGCAGAGCCAAAGCAGTACAATACAAACACGCTTTTGATGCTTATTTAAAATCAATTAATAGTCCGTACAAAGCAATTGTAGGTTTTTCTGGTGAAATAGACGGAGAAACGGAGTCAAGTTTAAATGGTTTTCCAAGTGGAAACATTCCAGAGGAATTTGAAAAAGATGAATACAAGTTTTTATTGGTAGCAAACAAATTTCAAACAGGATTTGACCAACCACTTCTCCACACTATGTATGTAGATAAAAAATTGGGAGGGGTAAATGCTGTTCAAACTTTATCTCGTTTAAATAGAAGTCATCCATTAAAGCAAGACACTTTTGTTTTAGACTTTGTTAATTCATCTGAAGATATAGAAAAAGCATTTAAACCATATTTTGAGCATACTATTTTAGGAGAAGCTACAGACCCAAATAAATTATTTGATTTAAAAGATGCTTTAGATAATTACCAAGTATATTCTCAGGAGCAAGTGGAAGAATTTTCGAATAAAATATTGGCAAATGTATCTGTAGACCAATTACACGATATTTTAGACCAATCTAGTGCTATTTTTAGAGAAGAATTAGAAGAAGAGCAACAAGCAGATTTTAGAGCTAAAGTAAAAACCTATGTGCGTTTATACATTTTCTTATCTCAAATAGTAGATTTTGAAAATGCGTATTTGGAGCGTTTATATATTTTCTTGAATCACTTACAAAACAAACTAGTAACAGAAGCTGAACCAGACTTTTCACAAGGTGTTTTAGATAATATTGATATTGATAGTTACCGATTACAATTAGAAGCTACTACCAATATAGCAATGGAACAAGGAGAAGATTTACAGCCTATCCCAACTGAAATGAGAGGTGGTGTAAGTGAACCAGAAATCGACCAATTATCTAATATCATAAGTACATTTAATGACCGTTACGGAACTGAATTTGAAGATGCAGATAAGGTTAGACAAATGGCTGAAAGTATTGTAAATGGAGTTGCTAAAAATGAAGATATGCTAAATTCAATTCAGCATTCTGACGAGCAAAACGCAAGAATTACGAGTGATAAAATTGCACAAGATGAATTGCTTAAACACGTTACAACAAACTTTGATTTTTATAAAGTGATAAACGATAACCCAGAAGCAAAAGAAGAATTTAATTCAATGGTTTTTGGAATGGTAAAGGAGTTAATGAGAAAAGCTATATAA
- a CDS encoding class I SAM-dependent DNA methyltransferase: MNLDTQSLQPIINFIWTVADDVLINKYLENQYQDVILPMTVLRRLDLALEPTKDQVLKTHNEFKSKMDNLSGLLTSKDHGSGLEFYNTSPYTMKMLLDDPKNIDSNFLDYLNGFSENVQDIIQKFKFRNQLETFETTGITFSLLEKFCSPKVELSPQKISPMAMGYMFEDLIRRFNEKTNAAAGRHFTPREIIELMTHLVYLPVKDKIQKGTYLVYDPCAGSGAMLTQSKKFATNPEGEIKSKASFHLYGQENTGEMYAVCKSDMLLKGEDPDKIQFGSTLSKYGFDPNLKFNFMLTNPPYGTSWKEDQKELNVGTAKKIEINDTRFNLEIKNFKGELEKQCLTSRSNDGQLMFMLHMLSKMKDPKDGGSRIASVHNGSAIFTGSAGSGESGIRQYILENDLLECIIQLPNAMFYNTGIATYVWILSNNKSPERRGKVQLINASSDKFYSKMRKALGSKSNELKPNHILDIQNIYFDFEENEYSKIFDNENFGYYQITTHQPEKDENGKIVKDSKGKPKSDKDLKDTENVPMTENIDTYFAREVLPFAQDAWYDTTKMKVGYEIPFNKYFYEYQPLRKLNDIAADILALEQATESLLKEIVE, from the coding sequence ATGAATTTAGATACACAAAGCTTGCAACCCATTATCAATTTTATCTGGACAGTAGCAGATGATGTATTGATAAATAAATACCTAGAAAACCAATACCAAGATGTTATTTTACCAATGACGGTTTTAAGACGTTTGGATTTGGCACTAGAACCAACCAAAGACCAAGTGCTAAAAACGCACAATGAGTTTAAAAGTAAAATGGATAACCTTTCTGGATTATTAACCAGTAAAGACCATGGTTCTGGATTGGAGTTTTATAATACGTCTCCATACACAATGAAAATGTTGCTGGATGACCCTAAAAATATTGATTCTAACTTTTTAGATTACCTAAATGGATTTTCTGAAAACGTACAAGACATTATTCAAAAGTTTAAGTTTCGTAATCAATTAGAAACCTTTGAAACTACTGGTATTACTTTTTCTTTATTAGAGAAATTCTGTAGTCCAAAAGTAGAATTGAGTCCTCAGAAAATTTCTCCAATGGCAATGGGCTATATGTTTGAAGACCTAATTCGTAGGTTTAATGAAAAAACTAATGCAGCAGCAGGACGACACTTTACACCTAGAGAAATTATAGAGTTAATGACCCACTTGGTGTATTTACCTGTAAAAGATAAGATACAAAAAGGAACATATTTAGTGTATGACCCTTGTGCAGGTTCTGGTGCAATGCTTACACAATCTAAAAAGTTTGCTACCAATCCAGAAGGAGAAATAAAAAGTAAAGCTAGTTTTCATTTATACGGTCAAGAAAACACAGGCGAAATGTATGCTGTTTGCAAATCTGATATGTTGCTAAAAGGAGAAGACCCAGACAAAATACAGTTTGGTTCTACACTTAGTAAATATGGTTTTGACCCTAACCTAAAGTTTAACTTTATGCTGACCAACCCTCCGTATGGAACAAGTTGGAAAGAAGACCAAAAAGAACTAAACGTAGGTACAGCAAAAAAAATAGAAATTAACGACACTCGTTTTAACTTAGAGATTAAAAACTTTAAAGGCGAACTAGAAAAACAATGTTTGACTTCTCGTAGCAATGACGGACAATTAATGTTTATGCTACATATGCTTTCTAAAATGAAAGACCCTAAAGATGGTGGTAGCCGTATCGCTTCTGTTCATAATGGTTCTGCTATTTTTACAGGTAGTGCAGGTAGTGGAGAAAGTGGTATACGCCAATATATTTTAGAAAACGATTTGCTAGAATGTATCATTCAATTGCCAAATGCTATGTTTTATAATACAGGAATAGCTACCTATGTTTGGATATTGAGTAATAACAAAAGCCCAGAACGAAGAGGAAAGGTACAATTGATTAATGCTTCTTCTGATAAGTTTTATAGCAAAATGCGTAAGGCTTTGGGAAGCAAAAGCAATGAGTTGAAACCTAATCACATTTTAGATATTCAAAATATCTATTTCGATTTTGAAGAAAATGAATACTCTAAAATATTTGACAATGAAAACTTTGGTTATTACCAAATTACAACCCATCAACCAGAAAAAGACGAAAATGGGAAAATTGTAAAAGACAGTAAAGGAAAACCTAAGTCAGACAAAGATTTAAAGGATACCGAAAACGTACCAATGACAGAAAACATTGATACTTATTTTGCTCGTGAAGTTTTACCCTTTGCACAAGATGCTTGGTATGATACAACCAAAATGAAAGTAGGTTATGAAATTCCTTTCAATAAATATTTTTATGAATACCAACCCCTACGTAAATTGAATGATATAGCTGCCGACATTTTAGCATTAGAACAAGCAACAGAAAGTTTACTAAAAGAAATAGTTGAATAA
- a CDS encoding DUF4199 domain-containing protein codes for MKSSVIYGLILGFITIILSILSYIIEIDTNSTSYLIGLVVTSVTLIVLVCYKIKQDNKGVISYLKAVQLVFTAFLISIIMSAIYTYTFNNYIATEYIELSEQKVLEETEKYTYKNSKSKQEAEQKMKKIKEETQIRKNNPFLYTLQDILKASIVALVISFLAAIFVQREPKENI; via the coding sequence ATGAAGTCTTCAGTTATTTATGGTTTAATATTGGGTTTTATAACTATTATTTTGTCTATTTTATCATACATAATAGAAATTGATACTAATTCTACCTCTTATCTTATAGGTTTAGTAGTTACATCGGTTACGCTTATTGTTTTGGTTTGTTACAAAATAAAGCAAGATAATAAAGGAGTCATTTCTTATTTAAAAGCTGTCCAATTAGTATTTACAGCTTTTCTAATCAGCATTATTATGAGTGCCATTTATACTTATACTTTTAATAATTATATTGCTACGGAATATATTGAGCTTTCAGAACAGAAAGTTTTAGAAGAAACAGAAAAATACACTTATAAAAACTCTAAATCAAAGCAAGAAGCAGAGCAGAAGATGAAAAAAATAAAAGAGGAAACACAGATAAGAAAAAATAATCCTTTCTTATACACTTTACAAGACATTTTGAAGGCTAGTATTGTTGCTTTAGTTATTTCTTTTTTGGCTGCTATCTTTGTACAAAGAGAACCTAAGGAAAATATTTAG
- a CDS encoding DNA-primase RepB domain-containing protein gives MNYTVINNFLNAFHCELFVIALIHFDKSKPQLRFICTKERINQSLKFYAAKNVQGYNIYIRPQTYNVILLDDVSRESLSELAKLAPCALVETSKDNYQIWFQTSFNPDNREHALQICRKLAQDHDADKGSAEPDHLGRLPSFTNQKEKHKKNGVFPTVILHKFKKRFSTIPLGFAKDYNLSNTHSNNFVGCVLKKKEKQGHDRSRQDFNTCCMLIRQNKSDEFIRNELLKSSQKAQHRKDNYITKTINNARKAVNK, from the coding sequence ATGAACTATACAGTAATAAATAATTTTCTCAATGCCTTTCATTGCGAACTATTTGTAATAGCATTGATACATTTTGACAAATCAAAACCTCAATTAAGATTTATTTGTACCAAGGAACGAATAAACCAAAGTTTGAAATTTTACGCTGCAAAGAACGTACAAGGTTATAACATTTATATAAGACCTCAAACATACAATGTTATACTACTTGACGATGTAAGTCGTGAAAGTCTGTCAGAACTAGCAAAACTAGCACCGTGCGCTCTTGTAGAAACAAGTAAAGATAATTATCAAATTTGGTTTCAAACTTCTTTCAACCCAGATAATAGAGAACACGCATTACAGATTTGCAGAAAGTTAGCGCAAGACCATGACGCAGACAAAGGAAGTGCCGAGCCAGACCATTTGGGGAGGTTGCCATCATTCACAAATCAAAAAGAAAAACACAAAAAAAACGGTGTCTTCCCTACCGTTATTCTACACAAATTTAAAAAACGCTTTTCTACTATTCCTTTAGGATTTGCCAAAGACTACAATTTGAGTAATACTCATTCTAACAACTTTGTTGGTTGTGTGCTTAAAAAAAAGGAAAAGCAAGGACACGACAGAAGTCGACAAGATTTTAATACTTGCTGTATGCTTATTCGTCAAAACAAATCAGATGAGTTTATTAGAAATGAATTGTTGAAAAGTAGCCAAAAAGCTCAACACCGTAAAGACAATTACATCACTAAAACAATAAACAACGCTAGAAAAGCAGTAAATAAATAA
- the era gene encoding GTPase Era, producing MKELDLDAILNGGKESENHKAGFVALVGKPNSGKSTLMNSVLGEKLAIVTHKAQTTRHRIMGILNSEDYQIVFSDTPGIISPKYELHEKMMRFVEKSLEDADVILLVTSLDESHDEEDAIQKLKKVLDKKKIPLIVLLNKADLVNQEIIDEKIARWKEVLNPQEILPLSALIGFNVAEVLELIIKYLPKHPAYYDKEMLTDRPERFFAAEIIREKIFLNYDQEIPYSTEVGVLEFKDTPKMLRINAEIHVERKSQKGILIGKDGSALKLIGTEARLDMEAFFGKKVFLQLYVRVSENWRKKANKLNWFGYK from the coding sequence ATGAAAGAACTTGACTTAGATGCTATTCTTAATGGAGGCAAAGAATCTGAAAATCATAAAGCTGGTTTTGTTGCGTTAGTTGGAAAACCAAATAGTGGCAAATCTACACTTATGAATTCGGTTTTAGGAGAAAAACTTGCTATCGTTACGCACAAAGCACAAACTACTCGCCATCGTATTATGGGGATTTTGAATAGTGAAGACTATCAAATTGTCTTTTCAGATACTCCTGGTATTATTTCTCCAAAATATGAGCTGCACGAAAAAATGATGCGCTTTGTAGAAAAATCATTAGAAGATGCTGATGTTATTCTGCTCGTAACTTCACTGGATGAAAGCCATGATGAAGAAGATGCTATCCAAAAACTCAAAAAGGTATTAGATAAAAAGAAAATTCCTCTCATCGTTTTATTAAATAAGGCTGATTTAGTAAATCAAGAAATTATTGATGAAAAAATTGCTCGTTGGAAAGAAGTATTGAATCCACAAGAAATTTTGCCTTTATCTGCCCTTATTGGTTTTAATGTAGCCGAAGTATTGGAACTTATCATAAAATATCTTCCAAAACACCCTGCTTATTATGATAAAGAAATGCTAACCGACCGACCAGAGCGTTTTTTTGCTGCCGAAATCATTAGAGAAAAAATATTTTTAAATTATGACCAAGAAATTCCATATTCTACCGAAGTAGGAGTTTTAGAATTTAAAGATACACCTAAAATGTTACGTATCAATGCCGAAATTCATGTCGAAAGAAAATCTCAAAAAGGAATTTTGATAGGAAAAGATGGTAGTGCACTCAAACTCATCGGAACAGAAGCACGATTAGATATGGAAGCATTTTTTGGTAAAAAAGTTTTTTTACAACTTTATGTACGTGTAAGTGAAAATTGGCGTAAGAAAGCAAATAAGCTAAACTGGTTTGGCTATAAATAA
- a CDS encoding helix-turn-helix transcriptional regulator, which translates to MNQIKEVLKNKGISQTWLANKVGKSYNTINEYARNKRQPSIEVLFRIAEILNIEAKELIKKRDLKENK; encoded by the coding sequence ATGAATCAAATAAAAGAAGTTCTTAAAAACAAAGGAATTAGTCAGACTTGGCTTGCCAACAAGGTTGGTAAAAGCTACAATACAATTAATGAATATGCTCGTAATAAAAGACAACCGAGTATTGAAGTTCTTTTTAGGATAGCAGAAATATTGAATATTGAAGCCAAGGAACTAATTAAAAAACGAGACTTGAAAGAAAACAAATGA
- a CDS encoding primase-helicase family protein has product MELNAKNTNFVSNNGTNTTTQKSQNEVVKVKKGKEKNKESEYIRVGTKYFRIAEMPTAEHPNEKGKYINESVLIHWEKQTIIDDYSKKFLYDMPKYTGFITFPSHTNYKQNVKGFYNQYHKLKFEPKEGECSMTLDFIRHIFGEQYELGLDYLAILYLKPMQILPILSLVSNERSTGKSTFIFWLNKLFGSNATINDNHAFEGNFNSDWTSKLIIAVEETLIEKKAVYERIKNLSTTNQYKTEAKGKDKTEGKFFGKFILCSNFEEGFMPVTSDEIRFWVRKIPTFESKGVKENVNMLATLTSEIPAFLNFLKSRGIKSKNESRMWFTTKQIYTEALQRVMDNNMPKFHKALRNYINEMLELHNLDEICYTGSQLLEIMKEQGLRNVEKSYLTNILKKDFDLTASKPKYASFYSEHTESEPVKKKGRFYTFDREVLGLPKKETLKKEVSENQPVDSVDNTFVDFTIENTKEFTKDLF; this is encoded by the coding sequence TTGTTTCAAATAATGGAACAAATACAACTACTCAAAAATCTCAAAATGAAGTAGTTAAGGTAAAAAAAGGAAAAGAGAAAAATAAAGAATCTGAATACATAAGAGTAGGTACAAAATATTTTCGTATTGCAGAAATGCCCACAGCAGAACACCCAAACGAAAAAGGAAAATACATTAATGAAAGTGTCCTTATACATTGGGAAAAACAAACTATCATAGACGATTACAGTAAAAAATTTTTGTATGATATGCCAAAATATACAGGGTTTATAACTTTTCCATCACATACAAACTACAAACAAAATGTAAAAGGTTTTTATAACCAGTATCACAAATTAAAATTTGAACCAAAAGAAGGCGAATGCTCAATGACATTGGACTTTATCAGACATATTTTTGGAGAACAATATGAGTTAGGTTTGGATTACTTGGCAATCTTATATTTAAAGCCTATGCAAATTTTGCCTATTCTTTCCTTAGTCAGTAATGAAAGAAGTACAGGCAAAAGTACCTTTATTTTTTGGCTAAATAAGTTATTTGGTTCAAATGCTACTATTAACGATAATCACGCCTTTGAAGGGAATTTTAATAGTGATTGGACTTCTAAATTAATAATTGCAGTAGAAGAAACATTGATTGAAAAAAAAGCAGTTTACGAACGTATAAAAAACCTTTCTACTACAAATCAATACAAAACAGAAGCAAAGGGAAAAGACAAAACAGAGGGTAAGTTTTTTGGTAAATTTATTTTGTGTTCCAACTTTGAAGAGGGTTTTATGCCAGTTACTTCTGATGAGATACGTTTTTGGGTTCGTAAAATACCAACTTTTGAAAGTAAGGGCGTGAAAGAAAATGTAAATATGTTGGCTACTCTAACAAGTGAAATCCCTGCTTTCCTTAATTTTCTCAAAAGTAGAGGTATTAAAAGTAAAAATGAAAGCCGTATGTGGTTCACTACAAAACAAATCTATACAGAAGCATTACAGCGTGTTATGGATAATAATATGCCAAAATTTCATAAAGCACTAAGGAACTACATCAATGAAATGTTAGAACTTCATAATTTAGATGAGATATGTTATACAGGTTCTCAATTACTTGAAATAATGAAGGAACAAGGATTGAGAAATGTAGAAAAATCGTACTTGACAAATATCTTAAAAAAAGATTTTGATTTAACAGCAAGTAAACCAAAATACGCTTCTTTTTATAGTGAACATACAGAAAGTGAACCAGTCAAAAAGAAAGGTAGGTTTTATACATTTGATAGGGAAGTTTTAGGATTGCCTAAGAAAGAAACTTTGAAAAAAGAAGTTTCTGAAAATCAACCAGTTGATAGTGTTGATAATACTTTTGTTGATTTTACCATTGAAAATACTAAAGAGTTTACTAAAGATTTATTCTAA